In the genome of Thermococcus sp., one region contains:
- the cobO gene encoding cob(I)yrinic acid a,c-diamide adenosyltransferase, which translates to MTWKDKLGLVHIYTGNGKGKTTAAFGLAVRMLGSGGKVIILQFMKAGDVYGEQKKIAECGAVIESFGLPKFVHGKPEPDDIEAAKKALKRAKELVSSGEWDMVILDELCVALGFKMLDVGEVRELIGSKAPHTELVLTGRYCPEELFELADYVTEMGEVKHPYQRGILARRGVEF; encoded by the coding sequence ATGACGTGGAAAGACAAGCTCGGACTGGTGCACATCTACACCGGCAACGGGAAGGGGAAGACGACGGCGGCCTTCGGCCTGGCCGTCAGGATGCTCGGCTCCGGCGGAAAGGTCATAATCCTCCAGTTCATGAAGGCCGGAGACGTTTACGGCGAGCAGAAGAAGATAGCCGAATGTGGCGCGGTCATAGAGTCCTTCGGCCTGCCCAAGTTCGTCCACGGGAAACCCGAACCGGACGACATAGAGGCCGCCAAGAAAGCCCTGAAGCGCGCTAAAGAGCTCGTCTCAAGCGGCGAATGGGATATGGTAATCCTCGACGAGCTCTGCGTCGCCCTCGGTTTCAAAATGCTCGACGTTGGGGAAGTCAGGGAGCTCATCGGGAGCAAAGCCCCGCACACGGAGCTCGTCCTGACCGGCCGCTACTGCCCCGAGGAGCTCTTTGAGCTGGCCGACTACGTGACGGAGATGGGGGAGGTAAAGCACCCCTATCAGAGGGGAATCCTCGCGAGGAGGGGCGTGGAATTCTGA
- a CDS encoding amino acid ABC transporter permease, protein MGYAGLIAGYLLGGLVVTLELTIIGFIGGFALGFLLAVSRTYGGRFSKLLSTAYIELIRGTPMLLQLYIIGFGFPLFVRRYYPSFVMSPVLAASLGMVLNSAAYQAEYIRGAFNSIDYGQIEAALSLGMSKWKIIRHVTFPQALRIMLPSWTNEMVYLLKYSSLAMLLAVPELMYKASVAASETFLYAQIYLIVAGIYLIFATLIIQAMRRVEVRLHIPGVTTIKR, encoded by the coding sequence ATGGGCTATGCGGGATTGATAGCGGGCTATCTCCTTGGGGGACTGGTGGTAACCCTGGAGCTCACCATCATCGGATTCATAGGCGGGTTCGCCCTCGGGTTCCTCCTGGCCGTCAGTCGAACCTACGGGGGAAGGTTCTCGAAACTGCTCTCCACCGCCTACATAGAACTGATACGTGGCACCCCGATGCTCCTGCAGCTCTACATAATCGGCTTTGGTTTTCCACTGTTCGTGAGGAGGTACTACCCGAGCTTCGTCATGAGCCCGGTGCTCGCGGCCTCACTGGGAATGGTGCTCAACAGCGCCGCCTACCAGGCCGAATACATACGCGGGGCATTCAACTCAATAGACTACGGCCAGATCGAGGCGGCCCTCTCCCTCGGAATGTCGAAATGGAAGATAATCCGCCACGTAACCTTCCCCCAGGCACTCAGAATAATGCTGCCGAGCTGGACGAACGAGATGGTCTATCTGCTAAAGTACTCCTCACTGGCGATGCTACTGGCGGTTCCAGAGCTCATGTACAAGGCCAGCGTGGCCGCCTCAGAGACGTTCCTCTACGCCCAGATATACCTCATAGTGGCCGGCATCTACCTGATCTTCGCGACCCTAATAATCCAGGCCATGAGGCGGGTGGAGGTGAGGCTTCACATACCGGGCGTCACCACGATAAAACGCTGA
- a CDS encoding amino acid ABC transporter ATP-binding protein, which translates to MSGSNDVLVIRNLTKKFGEKPVLRGISFNVERGETKVIIGPSGAGKSTLLRCINRLVEPDSGEIIFNGANILSRDVNIQEIRAKIGFVFQHFNLFKHLTALGNVKIGLKVIRGMDDAEADEKAREALKTVHLEEDAYDKYPAELSGGQQQRVAIARALAMEPEIILFDEPTSALDPQLAGEVLDVMKDLAKKKVTMLVVTHEIGFALNAADEVLFFYDGIIWEKGKPKDLLYHPQREETREFLRRIADLSMFGGE; encoded by the coding sequence ATGTCAGGATCTAACGACGTCCTGGTGATTCGAAACCTCACGAAGAAGTTCGGGGAGAAGCCCGTCCTCCGGGGCATTTCCTTCAACGTGGAGAGGGGGGAGACCAAGGTGATAATCGGACCCAGCGGTGCCGGTAAAAGCACCCTTCTCCGGTGCATCAACAGGCTCGTGGAACCCGACTCGGGGGAGATAATTTTCAACGGGGCAAACATCCTGTCAAGGGACGTGAACATACAAGAGATCCGCGCCAAGATAGGCTTCGTCTTCCAGCATTTCAACCTCTTCAAGCACCTGACGGCCCTCGGGAACGTCAAAATAGGCCTCAAAGTCATCCGGGGCATGGATGATGCGGAGGCAGATGAGAAGGCCAGGGAGGCCCTCAAAACAGTTCACCTTGAGGAGGACGCCTACGACAAGTACCCCGCGGAGCTGAGCGGCGGCCAGCAGCAGCGCGTGGCGATAGCCAGAGCCCTCGCAATGGAGCCGGAGATAATCCTGTTTGATGAACCAACTTCCGCCCTCGATCCCCAACTGGCGGGGGAGGTTCTGGACGTCATGAAGGATCTGGCAAAGAAGAAGGTCACCATGCTCGTCGTGACCCACGAGATAGGCTTCGCCCTCAATGCAGCAGATGAAGTGCTCTTCTTCTACGACGGGATCATATGGGAGAAAGGCAAACCAAAGGATCTGCTGTACCACCCGCAGAGGGAGGAGACAAGGGAATTCCTCCGGAGGATAGCCGACCTCTCTATGTTCGGGGGCGAGTGA
- a CDS encoding amino acid ABC transporter permease, with amino-acid sequence MESVPWGVAVNMLVEGARMTIVLSVLSIILGLIIGLPVALMETYGNKTLRYVAMVYEGTLRGIPLLAIYFIIFFSMPLLIGVGLPAFWAAVVGLGIRSSAYQSQIFRSGIQAVDEGQIEAALSLGMSRMQMIRHVVLPQALRMAIPAWMNEYIIVLKDTSIALAIGIVELTRQATYLVSITAEPFKYYGIAALFYLAMVLPLTYLAGRVGRKYGIKGTGGGANVRI; translated from the coding sequence GTGGAAAGCGTCCCGTGGGGCGTTGCAGTGAACATGTTGGTGGAAGGCGCCAGGATGACCATTGTGCTCTCGGTGCTTTCCATAATCCTGGGTCTAATCATAGGGCTCCCGGTTGCGCTCATGGAGACGTACGGGAACAAAACATTGAGGTACGTCGCTATGGTCTACGAGGGCACGTTGAGGGGCATTCCCCTGCTGGCCATCTACTTCATTATATTCTTCTCCATGCCCCTCCTCATCGGGGTGGGACTCCCCGCGTTCTGGGCCGCCGTTGTGGGGCTCGGGATACGCTCATCGGCGTACCAGTCGCAGATCTTCAGGAGCGGCATCCAGGCGGTCGACGAGGGGCAGATAGAGGCCGCCTTATCGCTGGGAATGTCCCGGATGCAGATGATAAGGCACGTCGTGCTCCCCCAAGCCCTCAGGATGGCGATACCCGCCTGGATGAACGAGTACATAATAGTCCTCAAGGACACCTCCATAGCGCTGGCCATAGGCATAGTCGAGCTCACCAGGCAGGCCACTTACCTTGTATCGATAACCGCCGAGCCCTTCAAGTACTACGGGATAGCGGCGCTCTTTTACCTCGCGATGGTCCTGCCACTGACCTACCTGGCGGGACGTGTCGGGCGTAAATATGGAATAAAGGGCACTGGGGGTGGCGCAAATGTCAGGATCTAA
- a CDS encoding basic amino acid ABC transporter substrate-binding protein → MCTKGNLVLAGFVASVLILAVAASGCITTGTSKEKVLVVGTSADFPPFEYKDPSTGNITGFDMDLIKMVAQKAGYDRVEIKDMDFDSLIPALQTGKVDVVIAGMTITPKREQVVDFSAPYWKADQAVVVRKNSDIRVSSPDDLKGKVIGVEKGTTGALYVKNKLGNSVTMKEYNGYVAALQALLNGQVDVLVLDSPVANMFTSRYNVKVIYTIQTNEHYGIAVRKGNKELLNKINKALNEIMNSPDWNKLVAKYFGG, encoded by the coding sequence ATGTGCACGAAGGGTAACCTAGTTCTTGCGGGTTTTGTGGCTTCGGTGTTGATATTAGCCGTTGCCGCCAGCGGCTGCATAACGACCGGCACCTCCAAGGAGAAGGTCCTCGTTGTGGGGACCAGCGCCGATTTCCCTCCCTTCGAGTATAAGGACCCAAGCACCGGCAACATAACCGGCTTTGACATGGATCTGATAAAGATGGTGGCCCAGAAGGCCGGCTACGACCGGGTTGAGATAAAGGACATGGACTTCGACTCCCTGATCCCGGCCCTCCAGACGGGCAAGGTCGACGTCGTTATAGCGGGGATGACCATAACGCCCAAACGCGAGCAGGTCGTCGACTTCAGCGCCCCGTACTGGAAGGCCGACCAAGCGGTAGTTGTACGGAAGAACTCGGATATACGGGTCAGTTCCCCCGACGACCTCAAGGGAAAGGTAATAGGCGTCGAGAAGGGCACTACAGGGGCGCTCTACGTCAAGAACAAGCTGGGAAACAGCGTCACCATGAAGGAGTACAACGGCTACGTGGCCGCGCTCCAGGCCCTCCTGAACGGCCAGGTTGACGTGCTCGTGCTTGATTCACCCGTGGCCAACATGTTCACCAGCAGGTACAACGTCAAGGTCATCTACACCATACAGACGAATGAGCACTATGGTATAGCCGTCAGGAAGGGCAACAAGGAGCTCCTGAACAAGATAAACAAAGCCCTCAACGAGATAATGAACTCCCCCGACTGGAACAAGCTCGTGGCCAAGTACTTCGGCGGGTGA
- a CDS encoding UPF0147 family protein, which translates to MSGLIEQIVQVLKDQVVQDTVVPRNIRRAAEGAIDVLLDEGKEPAVRAADAIAILEEISEDPNMPMHTRTIIWEVLGALEQVK; encoded by the coding sequence ATGAGCGGGCTGATAGAGCAGATTGTTCAGGTTCTCAAGGATCAGGTCGTACAGGACACGGTCGTCCCCAGGAACATCAGGCGGGCCGCCGAGGGCGCAATAGACGTTCTTCTCGACGAGGGCAAGGAGCCCGCCGTCAGGGCGGCAGACGCCATAGCCATTCTTGAGGAGATAAGCGAGGACCCCAACATGCCCATGCACACGAGGACCATCATCTGGGAGGTCCTTGGGGCCCTTGAGCAGGTTAAATGA
- a CDS encoding aldolase, with protein sequence MMIERRLLVKYSRLAHERGLTAAFGGNLSVRRGNLIFIKGTGAVMDEMTGGQVAVITMDGRQVSGVRPSSEYRLHLMIYRERPDVRAVVHLHPPYSIVASNLIEDELPIMTPEAEVYLRRIPVAPFRPAGTEELAETTVTEMGGFDAVLMARHGLVTVGRSLREAFYKAELVEESAKLWYLSMGRGL encoded by the coding sequence ATGATGATAGAGCGGAGGCTGCTGGTAAAGTACTCCCGGCTGGCCCACGAGCGCGGCCTCACGGCGGCATTCGGTGGGAATCTAAGTGTAAGGCGGGGAAATCTGATTTTTATAAAGGGCACTGGCGCCGTTATGGATGAAATGACGGGCGGACAGGTGGCAGTGATTACGATGGACGGCCGTCAGGTTTCGGGTGTCAGGCCCTCGTCGGAGTACCGCCTCCACCTGATGATCTACAGGGAGAGGCCCGACGTTAGGGCGGTAGTCCACCTTCACCCACCCTACTCAATAGTGGCTTCAAACCTCATCGAGGATGAACTGCCGATAATGACACCGGAGGCAGAGGTGTACCTCAGGAGGATACCCGTGGCACCGTTCAGGCCCGCAGGCACGGAGGAGCTGGCGGAAACGACCGTGACCGAGATGGGGGGTTTCGATGCGGTCTTGATGGCGAGGCACGGACTGGTCACCGTGGGGAGGAGCCTGCGTGAGGCGTTCTACAAGGCGGAGCTTGTGGAAGAAAGCGCAAAGCTCTGGTACCTCAGCATGGGGCGCGGGTTATGA
- a CDS encoding P-loop NTPase has product MVIRMKVLVSGKGGCGKSTISAMLGKYLARKGYRVLIIDADESNPGLYRMLGLPKVKTLAEHLGGKKRAKILMAAEGEGELDEELFNWTLHDIPEEILAKKGNLAVLTIGKIEEAEEGCACPYGFLARKLLEGIKLGENEVVLVDTEAGIEHFGRGVDRYVDVVIDVAEPSTESIELSRKIASLSESLGLKHVLVLNKALPGVEEELPVKPDVVVPFDQNFILDSLRGREVEPIGQIGELWKIING; this is encoded by the coding sequence ATGGTGATACGAATGAAGGTTCTCGTGAGCGGTAAAGGTGGCTGTGGAAAGAGCACCATAAGTGCAATGCTGGGAAAGTACCTGGCCAGGAAGGGTTACCGTGTCCTCATCATAGACGCCGATGAATCAAATCCTGGCCTCTACCGGATGCTCGGCCTCCCGAAGGTTAAAACTCTGGCAGAGCACCTTGGAGGGAAGAAGAGGGCGAAGATACTCATGGCTGCAGAGGGTGAAGGGGAGCTCGATGAGGAACTCTTCAACTGGACGCTCCACGATATCCCCGAGGAAATATTAGCGAAAAAAGGCAACCTCGCCGTCCTGACGATCGGTAAGATCGAGGAGGCCGAAGAAGGTTGCGCCTGCCCCTACGGATTTCTGGCCAGAAAGCTCCTAGAGGGCATAAAGCTTGGGGAGAATGAGGTCGTCCTCGTCGATACTGAAGCGGGGATAGAGCACTTCGGAAGGGGAGTTGACAGGTACGTTGACGTTGTAATCGACGTTGCGGAGCCCTCCACCGAATCAATCGAGCTATCGAGGAAGATAGCCTCGCTCAGCGAGAGCCTCGGTCTGAAGCACGTTCTTGTTCTCAACAAGGCCCTCCCCGGCGTTGAGGAGGAGCTCCCGGTCAAGCCCGATGTGGTGGTTCCCTTCGACCAGAACTTCATACTGGACAGCTTGAGGGGCAGGGAAGTCGAACCTATAGGGCAAATTGGGGAGCTATGGAAGATAATTAATGGATGA
- a CDS encoding AMP-binding protein, protein MQIGEGFLKERYVPMQAFREERGRSIENLGEFWAEGAKVLDWFKTWEEVLDDSKAPFFRWFVGGTLNASYNALDRHIKSGRRNRAAIIWESEKGETRTLTYYELYMEVNRFASALKNLGVGKGDRVVTYMPLVPEVVMAMLASARIGAIHSVVFSGFSAEALATRINDAKAKVVITADYLYRRGKKLNLKGIVDKALLETPSVESVVVLRREGNVNMVEGRDYDWSELLDGAERYVEPVPVESNHPLFILYTSGTTGRPKGIVHSTGGYLVHVAKTMQWAWGITESDLFWNTADVGWITGHSYLVYGPLTLGLTVMMYEGALNYPKPDRPWELIEKHGVTIFYTAPTAIRMLMRYGDEWVKKHGLSSLRLLGSVGEPINPTAWKWYYEVVGGKRCPIIDT, encoded by the coding sequence ATGCAGATCGGGGAAGGATTTCTGAAGGAAAGGTACGTCCCCATGCAGGCCTTCAGGGAGGAGCGGGGGAGGTCCATAGAGAACCTGGGGGAGTTCTGGGCAGAGGGAGCAAAGGTTCTCGACTGGTTCAAAACCTGGGAGGAAGTGCTCGACGATTCAAAGGCTCCCTTCTTCCGCTGGTTCGTTGGCGGTACCTTAAACGCGAGCTACAACGCCCTCGACAGGCACATTAAATCCGGCAGGAGAAACAGGGCGGCTATAATCTGGGAGAGCGAGAAGGGCGAAACCAGAACCCTAACATACTACGAACTTTACATGGAGGTCAACCGCTTCGCTTCCGCCCTAAAAAACCTCGGCGTCGGCAAGGGTGACAGGGTCGTAACCTACATGCCGCTCGTTCCAGAGGTAGTCATGGCGATGCTCGCGAGCGCGAGGATAGGTGCAATCCACAGCGTCGTCTTTTCTGGATTCTCAGCTGAGGCCTTGGCAACGAGGATAAACGACGCCAAGGCAAAGGTCGTGATAACCGCCGACTACCTCTACAGGCGGGGCAAAAAGCTCAACCTGAAGGGGATAGTGGACAAAGCCCTCCTTGAAACACCGAGCGTTGAGAGCGTTGTCGTTCTCAGGAGGGAGGGCAACGTCAACATGGTCGAGGGCAGGGATTACGACTGGAGCGAGCTCCTTGACGGGGCGGAGCGATATGTTGAACCAGTTCCTGTTGAGAGCAACCACCCCCTCTTCATACTCTACACGAGCGGAACCACCGGAAGGCCGAAGGGCATAGTCCACTCCACGGGCGGCTACCTCGTCCACGTGGCCAAAACAATGCAGTGGGCATGGGGAATAACCGAGAGCGACCTCTTCTGGAATACCGCCGACGTCGGCTGGATTACGGGCCACAGCTATCTGGTGTACGGCCCACTCACGCTCGGTTTAACTGTTATGATGTACGAGGGTGCGCTCAACTACCCGAAGCCGGACAGGCCCTGGGAGCTCATAGAGAAGCACGGGGTTACCATCTTCTACACAGCGCCAACGGCAATAAGGATGCTCATGCGCTATGGAGATGAATGGGTGAAGAAGCACGGCCTCTCCAGTCTGAGACTCCTCGGTTCTGTCGGAGAGCCGATAAACCCCACTGCCTGGAAATGGTACTACGAGGTCGTTGGCGGTAAGCGCTGCCCGATAATAGACACCTAG
- the hypE gene encoding hydrogenase expression/formation protein HypE: MGEKIKLEHGAGGEIMEELLRDVILKTLTLKSAGGIGLDALDDGATIPFGDKHIVFTIDGHTVKPLFFPGGDIGRLAVSGTVNDLAVMGARPLALANSMILGEGLEMEVLERVLRSMDETSREVPVPVVTGDTKVVEEPIEMFVITAGVGIAEKPVSDAGAKVGDLVLISGTVGDHGIALMSHREGISFETELKSDVAPIWEVVEAVAKAIGWENLHAMKDPTRAGLSNALNEIARKSNVGMLIREADIPIRPEVRAAGEMLGISPYDVANEGKVVVVVAKEYAEEALEAMRKTKRGRDAAIIGEVREDYRGKVILETGIGGKRFLEPPAGDPVPRIC, encoded by the coding sequence ATGGGGGAAAAGATAAAGCTCGAGCACGGAGCCGGTGGAGAAATAATGGAGGAGCTTTTAAGGGACGTTATCCTGAAGACCCTGACCTTGAAGAGCGCCGGGGGAATAGGGCTTGACGCACTCGACGATGGAGCCACAATACCCTTTGGGGATAAGCACATCGTCTTCACCATAGACGGCCACACGGTTAAGCCACTCTTCTTCCCCGGTGGGGACATCGGAAGGCTCGCTGTAAGCGGGACGGTTAACGATCTGGCCGTGATGGGGGCGAGGCCGTTAGCGTTGGCAAACTCGATGATCCTCGGCGAAGGCCTTGAGATGGAAGTCCTAGAGAGGGTTCTCCGCTCGATGGACGAAACCTCAAGGGAAGTTCCGGTTCCAGTCGTTACCGGCGACACGAAGGTCGTCGAAGAGCCGATAGAGATGTTCGTCATAACGGCCGGAGTTGGAATAGCCGAAAAACCTGTAAGCGACGCCGGGGCGAAGGTCGGCGACCTAGTTTTAATCAGCGGAACGGTAGGAGACCATGGAATCGCCCTGATGAGCCACAGGGAAGGCATCTCCTTTGAAACCGAGCTGAAGAGCGACGTAGCTCCGATCTGGGAGGTGGTTGAAGCCGTCGCAAAGGCCATCGGCTGGGAGAACCTCCACGCCATGAAAGACCCCACGAGGGCCGGACTGAGTAACGCGCTCAACGAGATAGCGAGGAAGAGCAACGTGGGGATGCTCATCCGGGAAGCAGATATTCCAATAAGACCTGAGGTCAGGGCCGCGGGCGAGATGCTCGGCATTAGCCCCTACGACGTTGCCAACGAGGGCAAGGTCGTCGTGGTGGTTGCCAAAGAATACGCTGAGGAAGCTCTAGAGGCCATGAGAAAAACGAAGAGGGGCCGGGATGCCGCCATCATTGGTGAGGTTAGGGAGGACTACAGGGGTAAGGTTATCCTGGAAACGGGGATAGGTGGGAAGCGCTTCCTTGAACCACCGGCGGGGGACCCGGTGCCGAGGATATGCTAA
- the hypF gene encoding carbamoyltransferase HypF encodes MRAYIIHVNGIVQAVGFRPFVYRIAHENDLKGYVKNLGDAGVEIVVEGRNEDIEAFIRDIYRKKPPLARIDKLEKKEIPPQGFAEFYIEKSSRGGGAGDSIIPPDIAICEDCLRELFDPTNKRYMYPFIVCTNCGPRFTIIEDLPYDRENTTMREFPMCDFCEGEYKDPLNRRYHAEPVCCPVCGPSYRLYTKEGEEITGDPLRKAAELIDKGYIVAIKGIGGIHLACDATREDVVAELRRRTFRKAKPFAIMAESLETVKSFAYVSREEEEELTSYRRPIVTLRKREPFPLPENLAPGLHTIGVMLPYAGTHYILFHWSKTKVYVMTSANYPGMPMVKDNDKAFEELKDIADYLLLHNRKILNRADDSVVKFVDGRRAVIRRSRGFVPLPIEIPFSYRGLAVGAELMNAFGVAKNGKVYPSQYIGNTGKVEVLEFMREAIGHFMRILRVNEFDLIIADLHPGYNTTKLAMELANELNVELLQVQHHYTHIASVLAEKNLEGAIGIAVDGVGYGTDGNVWGGEVLYLSYEDVERLAHIDYYPLPGGDLASYYPLRALMGILSKVYSVEELEGIIEKCCPKAIDSLKYGKVEFSVVLNQLAKGINLAYASSTGRVLDSLAVLLNIASRRHYEGEPAMKLESFAMKGKNDLKFEVPVEGELMKIEELFVQALEVLEGASPADIAYSVHLALARAFSEVALEKAREFGVKDVVMSGGVAYNELIVKTVRKAVESNGLNFHVTEEVPRGDNGINVGQAFLGGLYLEGYLTREDLML; translated from the coding sequence ATGAGGGCGTACATAATTCACGTTAACGGCATCGTCCAGGCGGTCGGGTTCCGCCCTTTCGTCTACCGAATAGCCCACGAGAACGATCTGAAGGGTTACGTCAAGAACCTTGGGGACGCCGGCGTTGAGATAGTGGTTGAAGGAAGAAACGAGGACATTGAGGCCTTCATCAGGGACATCTACAGGAAAAAGCCACCGCTCGCAAGGATCGACAAACTTGAGAAAAAGGAAATTCCACCCCAGGGTTTTGCGGAGTTCTACATCGAGAAGAGCTCCAGAGGAGGAGGGGCTGGAGACTCTATAATCCCGCCGGACATAGCGATATGCGAGGATTGCCTGAGGGAGCTCTTCGACCCAACGAACAAGCGCTACATGTACCCCTTCATAGTCTGCACCAACTGCGGGCCGAGATTCACGATAATCGAGGATTTGCCCTACGACCGCGAGAACACCACGATGCGCGAGTTCCCAATGTGCGACTTCTGCGAGGGTGAATATAAAGACCCCCTCAACAGGCGCTACCACGCCGAACCCGTCTGCTGTCCGGTCTGCGGACCGAGCTACCGCCTCTACACGAAGGAGGGCGAAGAAATCACCGGCGACCCGCTGAGGAAGGCGGCGGAGCTGATAGACAAAGGCTACATAGTGGCCATCAAAGGAATCGGGGGGATTCATTTAGCATGCGACGCAACGAGGGAAGACGTCGTTGCGGAGCTTAGGAGGAGAACCTTCAGAAAAGCCAAGCCCTTCGCAATAATGGCCGAGTCCCTTGAGACGGTGAAGAGCTTCGCCTACGTGAGCAGGGAGGAGGAAGAGGAGCTGACCTCCTACAGGAGGCCAATAGTGACGCTACGCAAGAGGGAGCCCTTCCCACTCCCCGAAAACCTCGCGCCGGGGCTTCACACCATCGGCGTTATGCTCCCCTACGCCGGGACGCACTACATACTCTTCCACTGGAGCAAGACCAAGGTCTACGTGATGACATCGGCCAACTACCCGGGAATGCCAATGGTCAAGGACAACGACAAAGCCTTCGAGGAGCTGAAGGATATAGCTGACTACCTCCTGCTCCACAACAGGAAGATACTGAACCGCGCTGATGACAGCGTTGTGAAGTTCGTTGATGGGAGGAGGGCAGTTATAAGGCGTTCCCGTGGTTTCGTGCCTTTACCGATAGAGATTCCCTTCAGCTACCGTGGCTTAGCAGTGGGAGCCGAGCTGATGAACGCCTTCGGCGTTGCTAAGAACGGGAAGGTTTACCCGAGCCAGTACATAGGCAACACGGGAAAGGTCGAGGTTCTCGAATTCATGAGGGAAGCGATAGGGCACTTCATGAGGATTCTCCGCGTTAATGAGTTCGACCTTATTATAGCTGACCTCCACCCGGGCTATAACACGACAAAACTTGCCATGGAGCTGGCAAACGAGCTCAACGTTGAACTTCTCCAGGTTCAGCACCACTACACCCACATAGCGAGTGTTTTAGCCGAGAAGAACCTCGAAGGCGCCATAGGGATAGCGGTTGACGGGGTCGGCTACGGAACGGATGGCAATGTCTGGGGCGGTGAGGTTCTCTACCTGAGCTACGAGGACGTTGAAAGATTGGCCCACATAGATTACTACCCGCTCCCCGGCGGAGACCTGGCTAGCTACTATCCGCTCAGGGCCTTGATGGGAATCCTCAGCAAGGTCTACAGCGTTGAAGAGCTCGAGGGAATAATCGAGAAGTGCTGTCCAAAAGCGATAGACAGCCTCAAGTACGGAAAGGTCGAGTTCTCCGTTGTGTTGAACCAGCTCGCCAAGGGGATAAACCTCGCCTACGCCTCCTCCACTGGAAGGGTCCTCGATTCGCTCGCCGTCCTGCTCAACATAGCCTCCAGGAGGCACTACGAAGGCGAACCCGCGATGAAGCTGGAGAGCTTCGCGATGAAGGGCAAGAACGACCTGAAGTTCGAGGTACCGGTTGAAGGCGAGCTGATGAAGATTGAAGAGCTCTTCGTCCAGGCGCTTGAAGTCCTTGAGGGGGCTTCGCCGGCGGACATAGCTTACTCCGTTCACTTAGCTCTGGCGAGGGCGTTCTCCGAGGTGGCGCTCGAAAAGGCGAGGGAGTTTGGCGTAAAGGACGTCGTCATGAGCGGCGGCGTTGCCTACAACGAGTTGATTGTCAAAACCGTCAGGAAGGCCGTCGAGAGCAACGGCCTGAACTTCCACGTCACAGAGGAGGTTCCGAGGGGGGACAACGGTATAAACGTCGGTCAGGCCTTCCTCGGGGGGCTTTACCTTGAGGGCTACCTCACGAGGGAGGACTTGATGCTGTGA